Below is a genomic region from Streptomyces sp. NBC_00461.
AGCCGCGCACTGAGCCGCCGGGACCGTCGTCAGGCCAGGTGCCGGGCGGTGATCTCCGCCGCCGTCTCGGCTACCAGCCGGCCCAGGCCGGGCAGCCGGCGGGGCTCGAAGCGGGAGTCGGGCAGGGAGGCGGCCACGGCGGCCAGCGGTGTGCCCTCACCGTCGAGTACGGGTGCCGCGATGGCGCAGACGCCCTGAAGGTACTGGTTGTGGTTGACGGCGTAGCCACGCTCCCGCACGCGCCGGAGTTCCGCCCGCAGCTCTTCCGGGTCGGTGATGGTCTCCTCGCCGTACCCCTCCAGCGTGCCCGCGGTGACCTCGTCCATCTCGGACTTGTCCAGGTGGGCGAGGACGGAGTTCCCGGCGGCGGTGGCGTGCAAGGGTGAGGTGTCGCCGATGGCGTGGAAGGTGCGTACCGGGTGGTCGCAGTCGACGCGGTCGACGACGACCATGCCGTGCAGGGCGTCCGGCACGGACAGGTGGATGGTCTCGTTCAGCTCGTCACGGAGCCGGATCATGGGCTCACGCGCTGCGGCGAACAGGCTGGAGCCCTGTAGGGCGGCGGGTCGTACGGCCAGTACGCGGGCGCCGATCTCCCAGCGGGTGGTGTCCTTGCGGTTCGCGCGCAGCCAGCCGGCCTCGGCCAGGGTGACCAGAGTGCGCTGCACGGTGGACTTCGGCAGTCCGAAGAGCTTCGTCAGCTCCCCGACGGTCACGGGCTGATGCCGGGCGACCGCCTCCAGGACGCGCAGCGACCTCGTGACGCTCTTCATTTCCATGCGATGCCCCCTCAGACCTGTGGATTCTCGTTCTCACCTCGTGACTCCGTGTGGAGTCACGACAAGATCATGCCGGATTCTAGCATGCTGTTCCACAATGCGGCATGGAGTCCGGGGGTGGCCGGTCGGGGCGGTGGCTGTGGTGACAAAAGGCCGGAGGCCGGCTCCGCGCGCGTCAGCGTGCGAAGCCGGCCTCCCGTGGCGGGTGGCCGGCAGCCGGCCTCCGTTCAGGCGCCCAGGCGGCGCTGTGTGATGTCCGTGGCCGTTTCGGCGACGAGGCGGCCCCACTTGGGGGCGCGTTCGCCGTCGTACCGGGCTTCGGGCATGGAGATGGCCACGGCGGCCAGCGGGGTGCCGTCCTCGTCGAGAACGGCGGCGGCGACGGCGCAGACTCCCGGCCGGTACTGGTTGCGGTTGACGGCGTAGCCGTCAGCGCGGACCCGGTCCAGCTCGGCGCGCAGCTCGTCGGGGTCGATGGGGGTCGTGTCGCTGAACCGCTCCAGCCCCGCCGTGATGAGTTCTTCGACGTCCCGCCTCGGCAGGTGGGCGAGAACGGCCCGCCCGACGGCGGTGGCGTGCAGGGGCGAGGTGTCGCCGATCGTGTGGAAGGTGCGTACCGGGTGGTCGCAGTCGACGCGGTCGACGACGACCATGCAGTCCAGCGCGTCCGGGACCGACAGGTGGATGGTCTCGTTCACCGCGTCCCGAAGGCGAACCATGGGCTCCCGTGCCGCGGCGAACAGGCTGGAGCCCTGTAGGGCGGCGGGTCGTACGGCCAGTACGCGGGCGCCGATCTCCCAGCGGGTGGTGTCCTTGCGATTGGCGCGCAGCCAGCCGGCCTCGGCCAGGGTGACCAGAGTGCGCTGCACGGTGGACTTCGGCAGTCCGAAGAGCTTCGTCAGCTCCCCGACGGTCACGGGCTGATGCTGGGCGACCGCCTCCAGGACGCGCAGCGACCTCGTGACGCTCTTCATTTCCATC
It encodes:
- a CDS encoding IclR family transcriptional regulator gives rise to the protein MKSVTRSLRVLEAVARHQPVTVGELTKLFGLPKSTVQRTLVTLAEAGWLRANRKDTTRWEIGARVLAVRPAALQGSSLFAAAREPMIRLRDELNETIHLSVPDALHGMVVVDRVDCDHPVRTFHAIGDTSPLHATAAGNSVLAHLDKSEMDEVTAGTLEGYGEETITDPEELRAELRRVRERGYAVNHNQYLQGVCAIAAPVLDGEGTPLAAVAASLPDSRFEPRRLPGLGRLVAETAAEITARHLA
- a CDS encoding IclR family transcriptional regulator, with amino-acid sequence MKSVTRSLRVLEAVAQHQPVTVGELTKLFGLPKSTVQRTLVTLAEAGWLRANRKDTTRWEIGARVLAVRPAALQGSSLFAAAREPMVRLRDAVNETIHLSVPDALDCMVVVDRVDCDHPVRTFHTIGDTSPLHATAVGRAVLAHLPRRDVEELITAGLERFSDTTPIDPDELRAELDRVRADGYAVNRNQYRPGVCAVAAAVLDEDGTPLAAVAISMPEARYDGERAPKWGRLVAETATDITQRRLGA